From the genome of Gopherus evgoodei ecotype Sinaloan lineage chromosome 5, rGopEvg1_v1.p, whole genome shotgun sequence, one region includes:
- the BTC gene encoding probetacellulin isoform X3: MDAVLLGSGPGLLLLLGLAVSNCVGDGWNVTADYGVKRPVCSSLEDCADNITQLRRRGHFSKCPEEYKHYCVKGRCRYVMAEETPACVCEKGYTGARCERVDIFYLRGDQGPVVVICLIVAMVVLVGLIICICICSHHCRKRRRRSKEEEMETLEKDLPTKQEGILETDIA; the protein is encoded by the exons ATGGACGCGGTGCTCCTGGGCAGCggccccgggctgctgctgctgctgg gCCTAGCAGTTTCCAACTGTGTGGGTGACGGCTGGAACGTGACTGCTGACTACGGAGTGAAGAGGCCCGTATGCAGCTCTCTGGAGGACTGCGCAG ATAATATCACGCAGTTGCGTCGGAGAGGGCACTTTTCTAAGTGCCCCGAGGAATACAAGCATTACTGTGTGAAAGGGCGATGTCGCTATGTAATGGCAGAAGAGACACCAGCTTGCGT CTGCGAGAAAGGCTACACTGGCGCAAGATGCGAGCGAGTGGACATATTCTACCTGAGAGGAGACCAAGGCCCCGTTGTAGTGATTTGCTTGATCGTTGCAATGGTGGTGCTGGTTGGCCTGATAATATGCATATGCATATGCAGTCA TCACTGTCGGAAGCGCCGCCGGAGGAGCAAGGAAGAAGAAATGGAAACGCTAGAGAAAGATTTGCCTACCAAACAGGAGGGTATCCTGGAGACGGACATCGCATGA
- the BTC gene encoding probetacellulin isoform X2, whose protein sequence is MDAVLLGSGPGLLLLLVLGLAVSNCVGDGWNVTADYGVKRPVCSSLEDCADNITQLRRRGHFSKCPEEYKHYCVKGRCRYVMAEETPACVCEKGYTGARCERVDIFYLRGDQGPVVVICLIVAMVVLVGLIICICICSHHCRKRRRRSKEEEMETLEKDLPTKQEGILETDIA, encoded by the exons ATGGACGCGGTGCTCCTGGGCAGCggccccgggctgctgctgctgctgg TGCTGG gCCTAGCAGTTTCCAACTGTGTGGGTGACGGCTGGAACGTGACTGCTGACTACGGAGTGAAGAGGCCCGTATGCAGCTCTCTGGAGGACTGCGCAG ATAATATCACGCAGTTGCGTCGGAGAGGGCACTTTTCTAAGTGCCCCGAGGAATACAAGCATTACTGTGTGAAAGGGCGATGTCGCTATGTAATGGCAGAAGAGACACCAGCTTGCGT CTGCGAGAAAGGCTACACTGGCGCAAGATGCGAGCGAGTGGACATATTCTACCTGAGAGGAGACCAAGGCCCCGTTGTAGTGATTTGCTTGATCGTTGCAATGGTGGTGCTGGTTGGCCTGATAATATGCATATGCATATGCAGTCA TCACTGTCGGAAGCGCCGCCGGAGGAGCAAGGAAGAAGAAATGGAAACGCTAGAGAAAGATTTGCCTACCAAACAGGAGGGTATCCTGGAGACGGACATCGCATGA
- the BTC gene encoding probetacellulin isoform X4 produces MDAVLLGSGPGLLLLLDNITQLRRRGHFSKCPEEYKHYCVKGRCRYVMAEETPACVCEKGYTGARCERVDIFYLRGDQGPVVVICLIVAMVVLVGLIICICICSHHCRKRRRRSKEEEMETLEKDLPTKQEGILETDIA; encoded by the exons ATGGACGCGGTGCTCCTGGGCAGCggccccgggctgctgctgctgctgg ATAATATCACGCAGTTGCGTCGGAGAGGGCACTTTTCTAAGTGCCCCGAGGAATACAAGCATTACTGTGTGAAAGGGCGATGTCGCTATGTAATGGCAGAAGAGACACCAGCTTGCGT CTGCGAGAAAGGCTACACTGGCGCAAGATGCGAGCGAGTGGACATATTCTACCTGAGAGGAGACCAAGGCCCCGTTGTAGTGATTTGCTTGATCGTTGCAATGGTGGTGCTGGTTGGCCTGATAATATGCATATGCATATGCAGTCA TCACTGTCGGAAGCGCCGCCGGAGGAGCAAGGAAGAAGAAATGGAAACGCTAGAGAAAGATTTGCCTACCAAACAGGAGGGTATCCTGGAGACGGACATCGCATGA
- the BTC gene encoding probetacellulin isoform X1 yields MDAVLLGSGPGLLLLLLLLLGLAVSNCVGDGWNVTADYGVKRPVCSSLEDCADNITQLRRRGHFSKCPEEYKHYCVKGRCRYVMAEETPACVCEKGYTGARCERVDIFYLRGDQGPVVVICLIVAMVVLVGLIICICICSHHCRKRRRRSKEEEMETLEKDLPTKQEGILETDIA; encoded by the exons ATGGACGCGGTGCTCCTGGGCAGCggccccgggctgctgctgctgct gctgctACTGCTGG gCCTAGCAGTTTCCAACTGTGTGGGTGACGGCTGGAACGTGACTGCTGACTACGGAGTGAAGAGGCCCGTATGCAGCTCTCTGGAGGACTGCGCAG ATAATATCACGCAGTTGCGTCGGAGAGGGCACTTTTCTAAGTGCCCCGAGGAATACAAGCATTACTGTGTGAAAGGGCGATGTCGCTATGTAATGGCAGAAGAGACACCAGCTTGCGT CTGCGAGAAAGGCTACACTGGCGCAAGATGCGAGCGAGTGGACATATTCTACCTGAGAGGAGACCAAGGCCCCGTTGTAGTGATTTGCTTGATCGTTGCAATGGTGGTGCTGGTTGGCCTGATAATATGCATATGCATATGCAGTCA TCACTGTCGGAAGCGCCGCCGGAGGAGCAAGGAAGAAGAAATGGAAACGCTAGAGAAAGATTTGCCTACCAAACAGGAGGGTATCCTGGAGACGGACATCGCATGA